A part of Marinobacter psychrophilus genomic DNA contains:
- the tal gene encoding transaldolase, with product MSNKLEQLKTMTTVVADTGDLDAIAAWRPQDATTNPSLLLKAVESAAYQPMVDKAIAAAKRQAGASSGRLGLATDILAVLAGGEILRLIPGVVSTEVDARLSFDTIGTLSRARRMVALYDQQGIDTQRVLIKIAATWEGIKAAEQLEKEGIRCNLTLLFSFAQAVACAQAGVTLISPFVGRIMDWHLADSGRDSFSASEDPGVLSVARIYNYYKTNDFNTAVMGASFRNIGQIEMLAGCDRLTISPVLMQALQNETGVLECKLSPEDARSKDKRIHMDEKQFRWDSNNDAMATEKLADGIRLFAADQLKLEARIRQRAEAIG from the coding sequence ATGAGCAACAAGCTTGAGCAACTGAAAACCATGACCACTGTCGTGGCTGACACCGGCGATCTCGATGCCATTGCCGCCTGGCGCCCGCAAGATGCCACCACCAATCCGTCACTTCTGCTCAAAGCCGTTGAATCTGCCGCTTACCAGCCGATGGTCGACAAGGCCATTGCCGCGGCAAAACGTCAGGCTGGCGCAAGTTCGGGCCGGCTTGGTTTGGCTACCGATATTCTGGCGGTATTGGCTGGTGGCGAAATTCTGCGACTGATTCCTGGCGTGGTGTCTACCGAGGTAGACGCCCGCCTGTCGTTTGACACCATCGGCACACTGTCGCGCGCACGGCGGATGGTCGCGCTTTATGACCAACAGGGTATTGATACCCAGCGAGTGCTGATCAAGATTGCCGCCACTTGGGAAGGCATCAAAGCCGCCGAGCAGCTTGAAAAAGAAGGCATTCGCTGCAACCTTACTCTGCTGTTCTCCTTCGCCCAGGCCGTTGCCTGTGCACAGGCCGGGGTCACGCTGATTTCACCGTTCGTTGGCCGTATTATGGACTGGCATCTGGCAGACAGCGGTCGCGACAGTTTTTCAGCCAGTGAAGACCCGGGCGTGCTGTCGGTAGCGCGTATCTACAATTACTACAAAACCAACGATTTCAACACCGCAGTGATGGGCGCCAGTTTCCGCAACATCGGGCAAATTGAAATGTTGGCCGGCTGTGACCGTCTCACCATAAGCCCAGTACTGATGCAGGCGCTCCAGAACGAAACGGGTGTTCTTGAATGCAAGCTCAGCCCGGAAGATGCTCGTTCGAAAGACAAGCGCATCCACATGGATGAAAAGCAGTTCCGCTGGGATTCAAACAACGATGCCATGGCGACCGAAAAGCTGGCAGACGGCATTCGGCTCTTTGCGGCCGACCAGCTGAAACTGGAAGCGCGGATACGCCAACGGGCCGAAGCCATCGGCTGA
- the dusA gene encoding tRNA dihydrouridine(20/20a) synthase DusA: protein MKAPQNRASGHVTTGVEPSRRFCVAPMMDWTTPHYRYMARQLSKRALLYTEMVTTGALIHGDTERFLHHNAAEYPLALQLGGSNAGELAHCADLAQQFGFSEVNLNVGCPSDKVQNNMIGACLMGHPDIVAEGFKAMQAATDIPVTVKHRIGINGRESWDELCGFIETVAAAGCKTFIVHARIAVLEGLSPKENRDVPPLKYDWVYRLKAKYPQLEIIINGGIKTVNECHQHLVHSDGVMLGREAYHNPWILTQVDSEFFGEPEKTVSRHEALEAMYPFIEQELARGVYLGHISRHMLGLFHGIPGGRQFRRYISENAHKPGAGLDVLRQALAKVPQIDAATAFTEA, encoded by the coding sequence ATGAAAGCACCACAGAATAGGGCTTCAGGCCACGTAACCACAGGCGTAGAGCCTTCTCGGCGCTTCTGCGTTGCGCCAATGATGGATTGGACGACGCCGCATTATCGTTACATGGCGCGCCAGCTCAGTAAGCGCGCACTGCTGTACACCGAGATGGTCACCACCGGCGCGTTGATTCACGGCGATACCGAGCGGTTTTTACACCACAACGCGGCAGAATATCCGCTGGCGTTGCAGTTAGGTGGAAGCAATGCCGGCGAGTTGGCGCACTGTGCGGACCTGGCGCAGCAGTTCGGGTTTAGCGAGGTGAATCTGAATGTGGGCTGTCCCAGTGACAAGGTGCAGAACAATATGATTGGCGCCTGCCTGATGGGCCATCCGGATATTGTGGCTGAAGGCTTTAAGGCGATGCAGGCGGCTACGGATATTCCGGTCACGGTGAAACACCGTATTGGTATTAATGGCCGCGAATCCTGGGACGAGCTGTGCGGATTTATTGAGACGGTGGCAGCTGCGGGCTGTAAAACCTTTATCGTTCACGCCCGTATCGCGGTACTGGAAGGGTTGAGTCCAAAAGAAAACCGCGATGTGCCGCCGCTGAAATACGATTGGGTGTATCGCTTGAAGGCAAAGTATCCGCAGCTGGAAATCATCATCAACGGTGGCATAAAAACCGTGAATGAATGCCACCAGCATCTGGTCCATTCCGACGGCGTTATGCTGGGCCGCGAGGCGTACCATAACCCGTGGATTCTGACCCAGGTAGACAGCGAGTTTTTTGGAGAGCCGGAAAAGACTGTCAGCCGCCATGAAGCTCTGGAAGCTATGTACCCGTTTATTGAACAAGAGCTGGCGCGCGGTGTGTATCTGGGCCATATTTCCAGACACATGCTGGGATTGTTCCACGGTATTCCGGGTGGGCGCCAATTCCGCCGTTACATCAGCGAAAACGCCCACAAACCAGGCGCTGGACTCGATGTTTTGCGCCAGGCTCTGGCCAAAGTTCCACAAATCGACGCCGCCACAGCATTTACCGAAGCATAA
- a CDS encoding PH domain-containing protein, with protein sequence MASYIESSLSRDESVQEIFTLHWFAWMPVIIWVVLGLLTFGLTWLIAIYQGLSLKYLEQGLTNKRVILKRGIVSRRTDEIKLRSIETVEIDQGVLGRIFGFGTVKVTGRGISRLDFKNIDDPMRVKREIESVSSPIE encoded by the coding sequence ATGGCCAGCTATATTGAATCTTCACTATCCCGAGATGAGTCCGTGCAAGAAATTTTCACCCTACACTGGTTCGCGTGGATGCCTGTGATTATTTGGGTGGTACTAGGCCTGTTAACGTTCGGGCTCACTTGGCTCATCGCAATTTATCAGGGGCTGTCACTCAAGTATCTTGAGCAAGGCCTGACAAACAAACGCGTGATCCTCAAGAGAGGTATCGTCAGTAGACGCACCGATGAGATTAAACTGAGATCAATTGAAACCGTCGAAATTGACCAAGGAGTTCTTGGCCGCATTTTCGGGTTTGGAACCGTTAAGGTTACAGGCCGTGGCATAAGTCGCCTTGATTTTAAAAATATTGACGACCCTATGCGCGTGAAAAGAGAAATCGAGAGCGTCAGCAGTCCAATCGAGTGA
- a CDS encoding hemerythrin domain-containing protein: MASLNQLRRDHANMARLLHVLLRRHKHLEQGERPDFHLIREVVDYILEYMDGFIMPLERLYSEHLLAKEPEAEALSHRMADDYQALRKRLNLLSETLDMILMDHVVPMERFTEDLKTYLDAHHAYLKVEREQLFPFLRKHLTKAEQSNLLKMLPGGTQANLSRLREYYPELYAEFKEAPSPFA, translated from the coding sequence ATGGCCAGTCTTAACCAATTGCGTCGTGATCACGCCAACATGGCTCGTTTGCTTCACGTACTCTTGCGCAGGCACAAGCACTTGGAGCAGGGCGAACGTCCAGACTTCCATCTGATACGTGAGGTTGTGGACTATATTCTAGAATACATGGACGGCTTCATTATGCCTTTGGAGCGTCTGTACAGCGAACACCTGCTCGCTAAAGAGCCCGAGGCCGAGGCGTTAAGCCATCGAATGGCTGATGATTACCAGGCCTTGCGTAAGCGCCTGAACCTGCTTTCCGAGACGCTCGACATGATCCTGATGGATCACGTGGTGCCTATGGAGCGCTTTACCGAGGACCTCAAAACCTATCTTGATGCTCATCACGCTTACTTAAAGGTCGAGCGTGAACAGCTGTTTCCATTCCTTCGCAAACATCTGACCAAGGCGGAGCAGAGTAACTTACTCAAAATGTTGCCAGGCGGCACACAAGCCAATTTGTCGCGGCTTCGGGAGTATTATCCGGAGCTTTATGCGGAGTTCAAGGAAGCGCCTTCGCCATTCGCCTGA
- a CDS encoding 5'-nucleotidase → MSYPIEQKLVIAVASSALFDLSNSDRVFREQGEKAYREYQETHLTKPLRKGVAFPFVKRFLSVNQKFPKQCPVEVVLLSRNSVITGKRVFHSIHHHGLDISRAAFLEGKSPYAYIPAFNASLFLSANASDVSQAIDYGHPAGTVLPSKVVDDEADPELRIAFDFDGVIADDASERVFKAGSLEDFQEHETSRSQIPHSPGPLADLFRKLSHLQKLEDQAVMDDPDYRRILRIAIVTARSAPSHERVITTLEHWGVDANEVFFLGGMKKDRILKVLKPHMFFDDQRSHLQSDAGDIPMVHIPFGVANIHPITPSE, encoded by the coding sequence ATGTCCTACCCCATCGAACAAAAGCTCGTTATTGCTGTAGCGTCCAGCGCCCTGTTTGACTTGTCTAATTCCGACCGTGTGTTTCGCGAACAAGGTGAAAAAGCCTACCGGGAGTATCAGGAGACTCATCTGACTAAGCCATTGCGAAAAGGCGTTGCCTTTCCGTTTGTAAAACGTTTCTTGAGTGTGAACCAGAAATTCCCAAAGCAATGCCCGGTGGAAGTGGTCTTGCTTTCACGAAACTCGGTCATTACCGGCAAGCGGGTGTTTCATTCTATTCACCACCACGGCCTGGACATTAGCCGCGCAGCCTTTCTGGAGGGCAAGTCGCCCTACGCATACATTCCAGCGTTCAATGCCTCGCTGTTCCTGTCAGCCAATGCCAGCGATGTGTCGCAGGCGATAGACTATGGCCACCCCGCTGGCACGGTTTTGCCCAGCAAGGTAGTGGATGATGAAGCTGACCCGGAACTGCGCATAGCGTTTGATTTTGATGGCGTAATTGCAGATGACGCTTCAGAACGGGTATTCAAAGCCGGCTCGCTAGAGGATTTTCAGGAGCATGAGACATCCCGCTCCCAAATTCCGCACAGCCCCGGCCCGCTTGCGGATCTGTTTCGTAAGCTATCCCACTTACAAAAGCTGGAAGACCAAGCGGTGATGGACGATCCCGACTACCGACGGATATTGAGGATCGCCATCGTGACCGCCCGCAGTGCGCCTTCCCATGAACGTGTGATTACGACGTTGGAACACTGGGGCGTGGACGCCAACGAGGTTTTCTTCTTGGGTGGAATGAAGAAAGACCGGATTCTGAAGGTGCTAAAGCCCCACATGTTCTTTGATGACCAGCGATCGCACCTGCAATCCGATGCGGGGGATATTCCGATGGTTCATATTCCGTTTGGGGTGGCGAATATTCACCCAATCACTCCGTCAGAATAA
- a CDS encoding DUF3883 domain-containing protein, with protein MPGADHWSDKEIALTVADYIKMLTLELAGQRYNKSAHRRELLQKLNGRSNGAVELKHQNISAVLLNLNCFWIPGYKPRSNYQEALAVYVENWIDSHPDFDRASQSAVKQPAFVPSGVEFSSLLVQAPEPSTKIQEPHSMYLPNRTASKRDYLAQEARNSALGNAGELLILEYEEYRLRSAGENVLANRIEHVAKSKGDGLGYDVLSFETSGRERFIEVKTTAFAKETPFYASRNEVSFSADFQDQFQLYRLFEFRKSPKLFSLQGNISDHCQMNPVNFLCRLR; from the coding sequence ATGCCCGGGGCGGATCATTGGAGCGATAAAGAAATAGCGCTGACCGTTGCAGACTACATAAAGATGCTGACCCTTGAACTTGCAGGTCAACGCTATAATAAAAGTGCTCACCGTCGGGAGCTTCTGCAGAAACTAAACGGACGCAGTAACGGCGCCGTTGAGCTGAAACACCAGAATATCAGTGCGGTTTTGCTTAACCTGAACTGCTTCTGGATTCCAGGCTACAAGCCTCGTAGCAACTACCAAGAAGCTTTAGCGGTTTACGTCGAGAACTGGATTGACTCACATCCGGATTTTGACCGCGCATCTCAGTCTGCAGTCAAACAACCAGCATTTGTTCCTAGCGGGGTAGAGTTTTCTAGCCTTTTAGTTCAGGCACCGGAGCCCTCAACGAAAATACAAGAACCACACTCTATGTATTTGCCCAATCGCACTGCTTCCAAAAGAGATTATCTTGCCCAAGAGGCCCGAAATTCTGCACTCGGAAACGCTGGAGAGCTATTAATTCTGGAGTATGAGGAATATCGACTCAGATCTGCAGGTGAAAATGTGTTAGCTAATCGCATTGAACACGTTGCAAAATCGAAAGGCGATGGTCTTGGTTACGATGTCTTATCATTTGAAACATCTGGGCGGGAACGCTTCATTGAGGTCAAAACAACCGCATTCGCAAAAGAAACTCCATTTTATGCTTCCCGAAACGAAGTTTCATTTTCAGCGGATTTCCAGGATCAATTTCAGCTCTACCGGCTGTTCGAATTTCGAAAATCACCGAAATTATTCTCCCTACAAGGCAACATTAGCGACCACTGCCAAATGAACCCTGTGAATTTTTTATGCAGGTTGCGCTGA